The stretch of DNA GTGCTGACGGTGCAGGCGCAGGCGGGATTGGTGGAGCCGGAGGTGCTGGACGGCCTGCCCCAGGCCTTCCCGCCCCGGCTCCTCCTCCACACCGGCCAGCCTGCCCACTGGGCCGAGTTTCCGGAGGATTTTGCGGCCCTCTCGCCCGACTTCGTGCGCGAGGTCGCCCGGCGCGGGGTGCGGCTGATCGGCACCGACAGCCCCAGCGTGGACCCCCTCACGAGCAAGACGCTAGACGCCCACCACGCCTGCCGCGAGGCCGGAGTTCTGATTCTGGAGGGCCTCAACCTCAGTGCGGTGCCGGAGGGCGAATATGACCTCGTGTGCCTGCCGCTGCCCCTCGTCGGGGCGGACGGTGCCCCCGCCCGCGCGGTGCTGCTGCCCGCCGGAACCCTCCCGGAGACCCTATGACCGACGGCGCCCTGAGACGTGACCTGTTCGCCATGCCCCCCGGCATCTACCTCGACGGCAACAGCCTCGGCGTGATGCCGCACGCGGCGCGGGAGGCAGTGCTGCGGCGACTGGACGAGTGGCAGCGCGACGCGGTGGGCGGCTGGGACGCCTGGTTCGGCCTCGCGGAGTCGCTCTCGCCCCAGATCGGGCGGCTGGTGGGGGCGCACCCGCACGAGGTCATCGCCACCGGCAGCATCACCGCCAACCTCCACTCCCTGCTCGCCACCCTGTACCGGCCCCACGGCAAACGGCA from Deinococcus sp. HSC-46F16 encodes:
- a CDS encoding cyclase family protein, which produces MHDISRPLTPGHPTWPGDAPYRLEQGARIARGDSVNTGELRTSTHTGTHVDAPWHYADDAPRLDEVGLEAYLGRCRVLTVQAQAGLVEPEVLDGLPQAFPPRLLLHTGQPAHWAEFPEDFAALSPDFVREVARRGVRLIGTDSPSVDPLTSKTLDAHHACREAGVLILEGLNLSAVPEGEYDLVCLPLPLVGADGAPARAVLLPAGTLPETL